Proteins encoded within one genomic window of Haladaptatus sp. QDMS2:
- a CDS encoding PGF-CTERM sorting domain-containing protein: MRFRALAVTLVVIFSVFAGPVAAQETVTLTASVVDRAGSPVSGAELTASWDGGELTRTTAGNGKAFLDVPEGADVTITVSHPTYVRNRPLVVEDASEQEITVNVAQRGSVDLVVSDEDGPLADASVILSKDNQEIVRETTDSDGSVETGIIERGEYSITVLKSGYFTHRGPLSVTGDINRQVDLERGSVTVQFSVRDDHFDPARPVQDARVTVGGSTVTTLGNGEATLQIPVNTRVSAEVTKEGYDGQTVEFNVAERARTVDATIQRTPSVTIESAQSRIVVGESVRLEVTDEYGDPVSGATITVDGSAVGETNDQGVLVATIESAGEQELVASIDSLQSEPLVVEGIEASQQTTTTEAPTTTATTTEPTTVADDETTTNVGLPGFTAITAVLALVVVAFLARRRLR; the protein is encoded by the coding sequence ATGAGATTTCGTGCGCTCGCCGTCACACTGGTCGTGATTTTTTCCGTATTCGCCGGACCAGTCGCCGCACAGGAAACCGTGACGCTCACCGCGAGCGTCGTCGACCGAGCAGGCTCCCCCGTCTCCGGCGCCGAACTCACGGCGTCGTGGGACGGCGGCGAGCTCACCCGCACGACCGCTGGCAACGGCAAGGCGTTCCTCGACGTGCCCGAGGGAGCAGACGTGACGATAACCGTCTCCCACCCCACCTACGTGAGAAATCGCCCGCTCGTCGTTGAAGATGCGAGCGAACAGGAGATTACCGTCAACGTGGCTCAGCGAGGGTCGGTCGACCTCGTCGTGAGCGACGAAGACGGACCGCTCGCAGACGCCAGCGTCATCCTTTCGAAGGACAACCAGGAAATCGTCCGCGAGACCACAGACAGCGACGGGTCGGTCGAGACGGGAATCATCGAGCGCGGGGAGTACAGCATCACCGTGCTCAAATCGGGCTACTTCACCCATCGGGGCCCGCTCTCGGTCACGGGCGACATCAACCGACAGGTCGACTTAGAGCGCGGGTCGGTGACCGTTCAGTTCTCCGTGCGAGACGACCACTTCGACCCCGCACGGCCGGTTCAGGACGCCCGCGTGACCGTCGGCGGGTCGACAGTGACGACCCTCGGAAACGGTGAGGCGACGCTCCAGATCCCGGTGAACACGCGCGTCAGTGCGGAGGTTACCAAAGAAGGCTACGACGGACAGACCGTCGAGTTCAACGTCGCCGAACGTGCTCGAACCGTGGACGCCACCATCCAGCGAACGCCGTCGGTGACCATCGAATCCGCACAGAGCCGCATCGTCGTCGGTGAGAGCGTCAGGCTCGAAGTCACAGACGAGTACGGCGACCCTGTAAGCGGAGCCACCATCACGGTAGACGGCTCTGCGGTCGGCGAGACGAACGACCAGGGCGTCCTCGTGGCGACCATCGAATCTGCGGGTGAACAAGAACTCGTCGCAAGTATCGACTCGCTCCAGTCAGAACCGCTCGTCGTTGAGGGTATCGAGGCCAGCCAGCAGACGACGACCACGGAAGCGCCGACGACGACGGCGACGACTACCGAACCGACCACCGTCGCTGACGACGAGACCACCACCAACGTTGGCCTGCCGGGCTTTACCGCCATCACAGCCGTCCTCGCGCTGGTCGTCGTAGCGTTCCTCGCCCGGCGGCGGCTGAGATAA
- a CDS encoding MFS transporter, which produces MAGDGVRRTLREVAGLERDVLVLSVAMLAFSLSYQMTDRYVAAYMQALGAGAGVIGIFGSFKQFIAAIYPYPGGAISDRIGTRRALTLFGLLSVVGFVVWLAAPGLGGPLPAWAWLFVGLVLVQAWNSLGLGATFALVKQSVDAAHLARGFAATEVVRRVGFLLGPLFATAIFALTAGFLDGFQFVLVVAIGFAVVATVAQRLLYDPIGDTLGKAWAGLASVREDLAALPRPLRPLLVADTLVRFANGMVYVFFVLVVVDRLQVSATLPVVGLLRPEAYFGVLLAVEMVVALLVMLPSAWVADNWGLKPVVAAGFSVYALTPILLISAPPEALVVALVFAFSGLRFAGLPAHKALIVGPAEKGAGGRVTGAYYLLRNALTVPGAAVGGFLYAQSPTIAFTVATVVGLVGTLVFVVFGVEPTT; this is translated from the coding sequence ATGGCAGGTGACGGCGTCCGCCGGACGCTTAGAGAGGTGGCCGGACTCGAACGCGACGTGCTCGTCCTCTCCGTCGCGATGCTCGCGTTCAGCCTCTCCTACCAGATGACAGACCGGTACGTCGCCGCCTACATGCAGGCGCTGGGGGCCGGCGCGGGCGTCATCGGGATCTTCGGCAGTTTCAAGCAGTTCATCGCGGCCATCTACCCCTACCCGGGCGGGGCGATTTCTGACCGCATCGGCACGCGGCGAGCGCTCACGCTGTTCGGCCTGCTCTCTGTCGTCGGGTTCGTTGTCTGGCTGGCCGCGCCTGGCCTCGGCGGGCCGCTCCCGGCGTGGGCGTGGCTGTTCGTCGGCCTCGTCCTGGTCCAGGCGTGGAACTCGCTCGGCCTCGGCGCGACGTTCGCGCTCGTCAAACAGAGCGTGGATGCCGCCCATCTCGCACGCGGATTCGCCGCCACGGAGGTCGTCCGCCGGGTCGGCTTCCTGCTCGGCCCGCTGTTCGCGACGGCCATCTTCGCGCTCACCGCCGGGTTCCTCGACGGCTTTCAGTTCGTGCTTGTCGTCGCGATTGGCTTCGCCGTGGTCGCGACGGTCGCCCAGCGCCTCCTCTACGACCCGATCGGCGACACGCTTGGGAAAGCGTGGGCCGGACTCGCGTCGGTGCGCGAGGACCTCGCCGCGCTCCCCCGGCCGCTGCGCCCGTTGCTCGTCGCGGACACTCTCGTCCGGTTCGCCAACGGGATGGTGTACGTCTTCTTCGTCCTCGTCGTGGTCGACCGCTTACAGGTGAGCGCGACCCTGCCAGTCGTTGGCCTCCTGCGCCCGGAGGCGTATTTCGGGGTGTTGCTCGCCGTGGAGATGGTGGTCGCGTTGCTTGTCATGCTCCCGAGCGCGTGGGTGGCCGACAACTGGGGGCTCAAACCCGTCGTTGCCGCCGGGTTTTCGGTGTACGCGCTCACCCCCATTCTCCTCATATCCGCACCACCGGAGGCACTCGTGGTCGCGCTCGTCTTCGCGTTCTCGGGCCTGCGCTTTGCGGGCCTTCCCGCACACAAGGCGCTCATCGTCGGCCCCGCAGAGAAAGGGGCTGGCGGGCGAGTCACGGGAGCGTACTACCTGCTCAGGAACGCACTCACTGTGC